In Luxibacter massiliensis, a single genomic region encodes these proteins:
- a CDS encoding ABC transporter ATP-binding protein, translating to MESILKTCGLKKYYGKGETMVKALDGVDLEIERGRFTAIIGTSGSGKSTLLNMLGGLDTPTEGSVKIGSTELAKLNSEQATIFRRKQIGFVFQNYNLVPVLTVWENILFPISLDSQKPDKKFIMKIVKLLGLDSKLDSLPNNLSGGQQQRVAIARALASKPSIILADEPTGNLDRNTSEDVIGLLKMTSKEFHQTIVMITHNPEIAQMADQVIQIEDGKIVA from the coding sequence ATGGAAAGTATTTTAAAAACTTGCGGTCTTAAAAAATATTATGGCAAAGGCGAAACAATGGTTAAGGCGCTGGACGGCGTTGATTTAGAAATTGAACGGGGTAGGTTCACTGCCATTATCGGTACGTCCGGCTCAGGCAAATCCACTCTTTTAAACATGCTGGGGGGCCTGGATACCCCCACAGAAGGCAGCGTCAAAATCGGCAGTACTGAGCTGGCAAAATTAAACAGTGAGCAGGCAACTATTTTCCGGCGCAAGCAAATTGGTTTTGTTTTTCAAAATTATAATCTAGTTCCAGTATTAACAGTATGGGAAAATATCTTATTCCCCATTTCCTTAGACAGCCAGAAGCCAGACAAAAAATTTATTATGAAAATTGTAAAATTATTGGGTTTAGACAGCAAACTGGACAGCCTGCCAAACAATCTTTCCGGCGGCCAGCAGCAGCGGGTGGCTATTGCCAGGGCCCTGGCGAGCAAACCTTCTATTATCCTGGCTGATGAACCCACAGGAAACTTAGACAGGAATACTAGTGAAGATGTGATAGGCCTGTTAAAAATGACCAGTAAGGAATTTCATCAGACTATAGTGATGATTACCCATAATCCTGAGATTGCGCAGATGGCTGACCAAGTTATACAAATCGAGGATGGGAAGATCGTAGCATAG
- the glgB gene encoding 1,4-alpha-glucan branching protein GlgB produces the protein MGRKKTMQKKVQSYEIGELDQYLFGQGTHYEIYKKLGAHKATVKGKEGVYFAVWAPHARRVSVIGEFNEWDFGADYMERQEPVGIYSCFIPGVKEGDLYKFCIETEQGKRIFKADPFANYAEMRPGTASRVTDISHLTWSDHEWLEARETWDNKNNPMSIYEVHMGSWMRHPGREDEGFYTYREFAKSIVDYVKDMGYTHVELMGIAEHPFDGSWGYQVTGYYAPTSRYGTPEDFAYLVNYLHRNKIGVILDWVPAHFPRDAHGLADFDGTPTFEYGDPKKGEHPDWGTKIFDYGKPEVQNFLIANALFWIEHYHVDGLRVDAVASMLYLDYGKQDGQWVPNKHGGNQNLEAIAFFKHLNSVVLGRNHGAVMIAEESTAWPKVTGDPEEGGLGFSLKWNMGWMHDFTEYMKLDPLFRKNAHYQMSFSMEYAYSENYILVLSHDEVVHLKCSMVNKMPGLGFDKFANLKVGYAFMIGHPGKKLLFMGQEFAQLREWSEERELDWYLLAEEPHRQIQAFYRDLLHLYKKNKALFELDTEEEGFEWINKDDTFRSIFSFVRHSRDGKRNLLFVCNFTPMERPDYRVGVPRRKQYKLILDGDDVKYGGKGEEKPAIYKPEKKECDGRKYSFAYPLPAYGVAVFEF, from the coding sequence ATGGGAAGGAAAAAAACCATGCAAAAAAAGGTTCAGTCCTATGAGATTGGGGAATTAGATCAGTATCTGTTTGGCCAGGGGACACATTATGAGATATATAAGAAGCTCGGTGCCCACAAGGCAACAGTAAAAGGGAAAGAAGGCGTTTACTTTGCGGTGTGGGCCCCTCATGCGAGAAGAGTATCTGTCATTGGAGAATTTAATGAATGGGATTTTGGGGCAGATTATATGGAGCGCCAGGAACCTGTAGGCATTTATAGCTGTTTTATTCCAGGGGTCAAGGAAGGAGATTTATATAAGTTCTGTATAGAGACAGAGCAGGGAAAAAGAATCTTTAAGGCAGATCCCTTTGCCAATTATGCGGAGATGCGTCCCGGAACAGCGTCCAGGGTTACAGATATTTCACATTTAACATGGTCTGATCATGAGTGGTTGGAAGCACGTGAAACATGGGACAATAAGAATAATCCAATGTCTATCTATGAAGTCCATATGGGTTCCTGGATGAGGCATCCTGGCAGGGAGGATGAAGGATTCTACACGTATAGAGAGTTTGCAAAGTCTATTGTGGACTATGTAAAGGATATGGGATATACCCATGTAGAGCTTATGGGTATTGCAGAACATCCATTTGACGGCTCCTGGGGGTATCAGGTGACAGGATATTATGCTCCCACATCCAGATATGGAACTCCTGAAGACTTTGCGTATCTTGTTAATTATCTGCACAGGAATAAAATCGGTGTTATACTGGACTGGGTTCCTGCCCATTTTCCAAGGGATGCACATGGTTTGGCAGATTTTGACGGGACTCCTACATTTGAGTATGGGGACCCCAAGAAAGGGGAGCATCCTGACTGGGGAACGAAGATATTTGATTATGGCAAACCAGAAGTGCAGAATTTTCTGATTGCCAATGCATTATTCTGGATTGAGCATTATCATGTGGACGGACTGCGTGTGGATGCGGTAGCATCTATGCTCTATCTGGACTATGGAAAGCAGGATGGACAGTGGGTTCCGAATAAACATGGGGGGAACCAGAACCTGGAGGCGATTGCGTTTTTCAAGCATTTGAATTCAGTGGTGCTGGGGCGTAACCATGGCGCCGTGATGATCGCAGAGGAATCTACAGCGTGGCCCAAGGTTACTGGGGATCCAGAGGAAGGCGGGCTGGGTTTCAGCCTGAAGTGGAATATGGGGTGGATGCATGACTTTACAGAATATATGAAACTTGACCCTCTGTTTAGGAAAAATGCACATTATCAGATGTCCTTTTCTATGGAATATGCATACAGTGAAAATTATATCCTAGTACTCTCCCACGATGAGGTCGTGCATCTGAAGTGCTCCATGGTTAATAAAATGCCTGGACTGGGATTTGATAAATTTGCCAACCTAAAAGTTGGATATGCCTTTATGATTGGCCATCCAGGTAAAAAACTGCTGTTTATGGGGCAGGAGTTTGCCCAGCTTAGAGAGTGGAGTGAGGAAAGGGAGCTGGACTGGTATCTTCTGGCTGAGGAGCCGCACAGGCAGATTCAGGCATTTTACCGTGATTTACTTCATCTATACAAGAAAAATAAGGCTTTGTTTGAGCTGGATACAGAAGAAGAAGGCTTTGAGTGGATTAATAAGGATGACACATTCCGCAGTATATTCAGCTTTGTAAGGCATTCCAGGGATGGCAAGAGGAATTTACTGTTTGTATGTAATTTTACACCTATGGAACGCCCGGATTACAGAGTGGGCGTACCAAGGAGAAAGCAGTATAAGCTGATTTTGGATGGGGATGATGTCAAGTACGGTGGAAAGGGAGAAGAAAAGCCGGCAATATATAAACCAGAGAAGAAAGAATGTGACGGAAGAAAATACTCTTTTGCATATCCTCTGCCCGCCTATGGAGTTGCAGTGTTTGAATTCTGA
- a CDS encoding GntR family transcriptional regulator gives MIVTSKNGASVTDTIAEQLRNNINNCVYQYEHFITEAEISSQFQVSRTPAREALNTLCQEGLLVKIPRKGYTIKKLTLAELQQLCQYRSILECGAVEHAIRYGSDSELERISELANKKIDMDDSNFYNQYNDLNFEFHLSISRITKNAYLISALENVMNLLRRDLLIDGHLNLELALNTHIQIANALKKRDLEQARRITADQIDFVEKRLYLH, from the coding sequence ATGATAGTAACTTCTAAAAATGGTGCTTCTGTAACCGACACAATTGCTGAACAGTTAAGGAATAACATCAATAACTGCGTCTACCAATACGAACATTTTATTACCGAGGCTGAAATCTCCTCACAATTCCAGGTAAGCAGGACTCCCGCACGGGAGGCGCTGAACACGTTGTGCCAGGAAGGATTATTAGTCAAGATCCCCAGGAAAGGTTATACAATTAAAAAGCTTACGCTGGCCGAACTACAGCAGCTTTGCCAATACCGTTCTATACTAGAATGCGGGGCAGTAGAACATGCTATCAGATACGGCTCTGATTCAGAATTAGAGAGGATATCCGAGCTTGCAAATAAAAAGATTGATATGGACGATTCTAACTTTTATAATCAATACAATGATTTAAACTTTGAGTTTCATTTGTCCATTTCCCGGATTACAAAAAATGCTTACCTGATTTCTGCTCTGGAAAATGTTATGAATCTACTGCGCCGGGATCTGTTAATTGACGGCCATTTAAATCTGGAGCTTGCCCTTAACACGCACATACAAATTGCAAACGCACTCAAAAAGCGGGATTTGGAGCAGGCACGGCGTATTACAGCAGATCAGATTGATTTTGTAGAAAAAAGGCTTTATTTACATTAG
- a CDS encoding creatininase family protein yields MLNELWKMTAHQVKTGNFNKAIISIGSCEAHGQHIAEGCDTLVAYKLSKQIADRVEGMLVLPPITIGYSAHYDSFPFSLTLSYDTTIAVLYDTIESVIRNGIQHIFIMNGHDGNIAPIEIASRKIKEKYPSVQIAALTQWWVAAGNLLPKDTFEVWDGLGHAGEGETSIAYYLFPDWCEPEYATCVVPNLPTEVEIKWDFSELTDTAQTGDATKGTAEKGKKMNDVIVEHVVKTLAELDSTNWKYKPAN; encoded by the coding sequence ATGCTGAATGAATTATGGAAAATGACTGCGCATCAGGTTAAAACAGGGAATTTTAATAAGGCCATTATTTCGATTGGCTCCTGCGAGGCACATGGCCAGCACATTGCGGAAGGCTGCGATACTCTAGTAGCTTACAAACTGTCCAAACAAATTGCAGACCGTGTAGAAGGGATGCTCGTACTTCCTCCCATCACTATTGGATATAGTGCCCACTATGACAGTTTTCCATTTTCACTGACTTTAAGTTATGATACAACTATTGCTGTTCTATACGACACTATAGAATCCGTAATCCGCAACGGAATACAGCACATTTTTATTATGAACGGACATGATGGAAATATCGCCCCAATTGAGATTGCATCCAGAAAAATCAAAGAAAAATACCCGTCTGTCCAGATTGCTGCACTGACACAGTGGTGGGTCGCAGCAGGGAATCTTCTGCCCAAAGACACCTTTGAAGTCTGGGATGGACTAGGCCATGCAGGCGAAGGGGAGACATCTATAGCATATTATCTCTTCCCAGACTGGTGCGAACCAGAATATGCAACATGCGTAGTGCCAAACCTTCCTACTGAGGTGGAGATTAAATGGGACTTTTCTGAATTGACAGATACTGCCCAGACGGGAGACGCCACAAAGGGCACCGCAGAAAAAGGTAAAAAAATGAATGATGTGATTGTTGAACACGTGGTTAAAACCTTAGCAGAGCTCGATTCTACGAATTGGAAATATAAGCCGGCAAACTAA
- a CDS encoding purine-cytosine permease family protein: MEEKNMQSEALNKEFEDGEFMLEPVPVTARRSTKSQFMVWIGFGYAVTGLIIGGTLGGYGGTGGLPPFQAVMAIILGMGALYLITSFLGIVAQKTGLNLSLLSRFSYGYKGSAIPMIVMALLTLGWFSSILGMIGDIWGAFIGNPSGIIVLDPANFGVTGVAPITLEVVISCIFWGIVFTYTAVRGMGAIEKVSDIFAPLILIVAVVVGVIFVFQSGGVGSFIDEASALGGLGMGNAVTAVVGSWIAGAVMGVDLFRFNKSVKAVFGCAAACFILTNPILNIVGYIGTVHIGDFNYVLWMLGVNIVVAILGVVVWTTALWTTDNSELYCNALYTGPSLNSFGIHVSRKKLVIIAGTIGTILGAFAFYQLFFAKFIDILGSMAPPLCAPILADYFIIGRSKDKYNMALLNRHPNIRWAGVISFLIGAVLGFLFQYVVPLPLDLPSGLVAMFISFIVYIVIYKITPDAKTDDKLISELSK; this comes from the coding sequence ATGGAAGAAAAAAATATGCAGAGTGAAGCCTTGAATAAGGAATTTGAAGATGGCGAATTTATGTTAGAGCCTGTACCGGTAACTGCAAGACGTTCTACAAAAAGTCAATTTATGGTGTGGATTGGTTTTGGCTATGCGGTGACAGGCTTGATTATTGGAGGGACCCTGGGGGGATACGGCGGGACTGGCGGGCTTCCCCCGTTTCAGGCAGTTATGGCGATCATCCTGGGAATGGGGGCATTATACCTTATTACGTCGTTTCTTGGGATTGTGGCACAGAAAACAGGACTGAACCTTTCTTTGCTGTCCCGATTTTCTTATGGGTATAAAGGAAGTGCTATACCGATGATAGTTATGGCGCTGCTGACCCTTGGATGGTTTTCCAGTATCCTTGGAATGATAGGGGATATATGGGGAGCTTTTATAGGAAATCCTTCAGGCATTATAGTCCTTGATCCAGCTAATTTCGGGGTGACAGGCGTGGCGCCTATTACTCTGGAGGTAGTGATTTCCTGTATATTCTGGGGTATTGTATTTACATATACTGCTGTAAGGGGGATGGGAGCAATTGAGAAGGTTTCTGACATATTTGCACCGCTGATTTTGATAGTTGCAGTTGTGGTAGGAGTTATTTTTGTCTTTCAGAGCGGAGGCGTGGGCAGTTTTATTGACGAAGCGAGCGCTCTTGGGGGACTGGGTATGGGGAATGCAGTTACAGCCGTTGTAGGAAGCTGGATTGCCGGTGCTGTTATGGGCGTTGACCTGTTCCGCTTTAATAAAAGCGTTAAGGCGGTTTTTGGGTGTGCCGCGGCATGTTTCATTCTTACAAACCCCATTCTAAATATTGTGGGTTATATCGGGACGGTCCATATTGGAGATTTTAATTATGTGCTGTGGATGCTGGGGGTTAATATTGTGGTTGCCATATTAGGCGTAGTTGTATGGACGACTGCGCTTTGGACCACAGATAACAGTGAGCTTTATTGCAATGCACTTTATACAGGGCCATCCTTAAATTCTTTTGGGATCCATGTTTCAAGAAAGAAATTAGTTATTATAGCGGGAACAATTGGAACAATTCTTGGGGCATTTGCTTTTTACCAACTGTTTTTTGCAAAGTTTATTGATATATTGGGGTCTATGGCTCCTCCATTATGTGCGCCTATTTTAGCAGATTATTTTATTATAGGCAGGAGTAAGGACAAGTATAATATGGCACTTTTAAACAGGCATCCCAATATCCGGTGGGCGGGGGTTATCTCCTTTCTAATTGGAGCCGTTCTGGGATTCTTATTCCAATATGTTGTACCTCTTCCATTAGATTTGCCTTCGGGGTTGGTTGCTATGTTTATTTCCTTTATTGTTTATATAGTAATCTACAAAATAACGCCGGATGCTAAGACTGATGACAAGCTGATTTCTGAGTTGAGTAAATGA
- a CDS encoding asparaginase — MKKILLVLTGGTIASVETEEGLRPGISSKELLDYMSEIADFCQIETLELLNVDSTNIQPEHWLMIVRAIEANFQQYDGFVVAHGTDTMAYTAAALSYLIQNPNKPVVITGSQKPLVMTITDARKNLRDSFRFACEEDVSGVFLVFNGEVILGTRARKIRSKSYNAFDSINYPILAFIDNDRVIKYVDIRGTGGKPTFYHRLIPKVFLLKLIPGMRPDILDYIGVTYDAVVIESYGAGGLPFADERNFFEKLDNLLKRECVVVIATQVMLEGSDLRLYEVGAKAMSRYRLLQAYDMTIESTVTKLMWLLGKYQDFQSISKGFYEPVAHDILRCD, encoded by the coding sequence ATGAAAAAAATATTACTTGTTTTAACAGGCGGGACAATCGCATCTGTAGAGACAGAGGAGGGGTTGCGGCCTGGAATTTCCTCGAAGGAATTGCTGGATTATATGTCGGAGATTGCAGATTTCTGCCAGATAGAAACTCTGGAGCTTCTGAACGTAGATAGTACAAATATCCAGCCGGAGCACTGGCTTATGATTGTCAGGGCCATAGAGGCAAATTTCCAGCAATATGATGGGTTTGTAGTTGCCCATGGGACCGATACAATGGCATATACTGCCGCAGCCTTGTCTTACCTTATTCAGAATCCAAATAAGCCGGTTGTGATTACTGGTTCCCAGAAACCCCTGGTTATGACAATAACAGATGCAAGGAAAAATCTTAGAGACAGCTTCAGGTTTGCATGTGAGGAGGATGTAAGCGGTGTGTTTCTTGTATTTAACGGAGAAGTGATCCTGGGCACCCGGGCACGGAAGATACGTTCAAAAAGTTACAATGCTTTTGACAGTATTAATTATCCGATATTAGCTTTTATAGATAATGACAGAGTGATTAAATATGTTGATATACGGGGAACAGGGGGAAAGCCTACATTTTATCACAGGCTGATCCCCAAGGTTTTTCTTCTTAAATTGATTCCTGGTATGAGGCCCGACATTCTAGATTATATAGGGGTTACTTATGATGCGGTTGTTATTGAGAGTTATGGGGCGGGTGGGCTTCCATTTGCAGATGAGAGGAATTTCTTCGAGAAACTTGATAACCTGCTTAAAAGAGAGTGCGTTGTTGTCATTGCTACCCAGGTTATGCTTGAGGGAAGCGATCTAAGGCTGTACGAGGTTGGGGCAAAGGCGATGTCCCGTTACCGGCTTCTCCAGGCTTATGATATGACTATAGAGTCAACAGTTACAAAGCTTATGTGGCTTTTGGGAAAGTATCAAGATTTTCAGAGTATCAGCAAGGGATTTTATGAACCTGTTGCCCATGATATATTGAGATGTGATTAA
- a CDS encoding V-type ATP synthase subunit D has protein sequence MDPRTFPTKGNLMLAKNSLALAKQGYDLMDKKRNILIRELMDLIEEARDIQDEIDTTFTHAYQCLQRANIEHGINMVAQLAYTVPIENSITIQTRSIMGTEIPHVKYSPGIQSPTYSFSTTKESIDLATEAFHKVKDLTVKLSMVENAAYRLASNIKKTQKRANALQNITIPMYTQLVYSITNALEEKEREEFTRLKVIKRMKQKKRA, from the coding sequence ATGGATCCACGCACCTTTCCCACAAAAGGAAATCTTATGCTGGCCAAGAACTCACTTGCACTGGCCAAGCAAGGTTATGACCTAATGGATAAAAAAAGGAATATTCTGATAAGGGAACTCATGGATCTGATCGAAGAGGCCCGGGATATCCAGGATGAAATCGATACTACCTTCACCCATGCATATCAGTGCCTGCAGCGGGCCAACATTGAACATGGCATTAATATGGTAGCCCAGCTTGCTTACACAGTCCCCATAGAAAACTCTATCACGATTCAGACCCGGAGCATCATGGGAACCGAAATCCCCCATGTAAAATATAGTCCTGGAATCCAGTCTCCAACCTACTCTTTCAGCACTACAAAGGAGTCCATTGATCTTGCCACAGAGGCTTTCCATAAAGTTAAAGATCTGACAGTAAAGTTATCTATGGTAGAAAATGCAGCCTACCGCCTGGCCAGCAATATCAAAAAGACACAAAAGCGTGCCAATGCCCTGCAAAATATAACAATCCCCATGTACACACAGCTTGTCTACAGCATCACAAATGCACTGGAGGAGAAAGAGAGGGAAGAGTTTACACGCTTAAAGGTCATCAAACGTATGAAGCAAAAAAAGAGGGCATAG
- a CDS encoding V-type ATP synthase subunit B produces MSIEYLGLSSINGPLIALEGIQDAFFDEIVEFVIDGTERKIGRIVEIYEDKAIIQVFEGSENMSLKNTHTRLTGHPMEIALSPDVLGRTFNGIGQPIDGLGPITSTLKRDVNGLPLNPVMREYPRNYIRTGISAIDGLTTLIRGQKLPIFSGNGLPHDQLAAQIVKQASLGENSDEQFAIVFAAMGVKHDVADFFRRTFEESGVADHVAMFLNLANDPVVERLITPKVALTVAEYLAFEQNMHILVILTDMTSFAEAMREVSSSKGEIPSRKGFPGYLYSELATIYERAGIVQGINGSVTQLPILTMPNDDITHPIPDLTGYITEGQIVLERELHGQSIYPPINILPSLSRLMKDGIGAGYTREDHQDLANQLFSAYAKVGDARNLASVIGEDELSPIDKKYLQFGKEFEERYIGQGPGENRTMEETLDLGWELLGLLPREELDRVDTKILEKYYREG; encoded by the coding sequence ATGTCAATAGAATATTTAGGCCTCAGCAGTATTAACGGCCCTCTGATTGCGCTGGAGGGCATTCAAGATGCCTTCTTTGATGAAATTGTTGAATTTGTTATCGATGGAACTGAACGGAAAATCGGCCGTATCGTGGAGATTTACGAGGATAAAGCTATTATACAAGTATTTGAAGGCTCTGAGAATATGTCCCTCAAAAATACACATACCCGGCTGACCGGACATCCCATGGAAATTGCCCTCTCCCCTGATGTGCTGGGACGTACTTTCAATGGTATTGGGCAGCCTATAGACGGCCTGGGGCCTATTACATCTACATTAAAACGAGATGTAAACGGACTGCCCCTGAATCCAGTTATGCGTGAGTACCCCAGGAACTATATCCGTACAGGCATATCTGCTATCGATGGCCTGACTACCTTGATACGGGGCCAGAAACTTCCTATTTTCTCAGGAAACGGACTGCCCCACGACCAGCTGGCGGCACAGATCGTAAAACAGGCATCCCTGGGCGAGAATTCGGATGAACAATTTGCCATTGTATTTGCGGCTATGGGCGTCAAACACGACGTGGCAGACTTCTTCAGGCGTACTTTTGAGGAGAGCGGCGTGGCAGACCATGTGGCCATGTTTCTTAACTTAGCCAATGACCCTGTTGTAGAACGTCTTATCACTCCGAAAGTGGCGCTCACTGTAGCAGAATATCTGGCTTTTGAACAGAACATGCACATACTTGTTATTCTGACCGACATGACCTCATTTGCGGAGGCAATGCGCGAGGTCTCCTCCTCCAAAGGCGAAATCCCCAGCCGTAAAGGTTTCCCCGGATATCTATACAGCGAGCTGGCAACAATATACGAACGTGCTGGTATCGTACAGGGGATCAACGGATCCGTAACACAGCTTCCTATTTTGACAATGCCCAATGATGACATTACTCATCCCATCCCCGATCTGACAGGCTATATCACTGAAGGGCAGATAGTGCTCGAACGGGAGCTGCACGGCCAGTCCATCTATCCTCCCATCAATATCCTCCCTTCCCTGTCCCGATTAATGAAGGACGGCATAGGGGCAGGGTACACAAGAGAGGATCACCAGGATCTGGCAAACCAGCTATTCTCAGCATATGCCAAAGTTGGGGACGCACGTAATCTTGCATCCGTAATTGGTGAAGATGAACTTTCGCCAATTGATAAAAAATATCTACAATTTGGAAAAGAATTTGAGGAACGCTATATAGGGCAGGGGCCCGGTGAAAACCGCACTATGGAAGAAACCCTGGATTTAGGCTGGGAGCTTCTGGGCCTGCTCCCGCGGGAAGAATTAGACCGGGTAGATACCAAAATACTGGAAAAATACTATAGAGAAGGGTAG
- a CDS encoding V-type ATP synthase subunit A, with amino-acid sequence MLNTGTIYGINGPVIYLKGNTGFRMSEMVYVGKEKLVGEVISLDKDLTTIQVYEETTGLRPGEEVVATGNAVSVILAPGILNNIFDGIERPLEKIAQAGGAFITRGVSVDSLDTKKKWQTHITVSKGDYLHGGDIIAEVPETHAILHKCMVPPNLEGTVIEAAGDGEYTIEETIVTIELQDGTQKSLSMAQRWPIRVARPTHHRFPASTPLVTGQRIIDTMFPIAKGGTAAVPGGFGTGKTMTQHQIAKWSDADIIIYIGCGERGNEMTQVLEEFGELTDPKTGNPLMDRTTLIANTSNMPVAAREASIYTGLTLAEYYRDMGYDVAIMADSTSRWAEALRELSGRLEEMPAEEGFPAYLASRLSAFYERAGMMHNLNGSDGSVTIIGAVSPQGGDFSEPVTQNTKRFVRCFWGLDKSLAYARHFPAIHWLTSYSEYLGDLSPWYQDHVSPKFVDYRNRLMALLNQESSLLEIVKLIGSDVLPDDQKLVLEIARVIRLGFLQQNAFHKDDTCVSMEKQFLMMDTILYLYKQARALVTMGHPMSVLKSENIFDRVIAIKYDVPNDRPEMFAQYRRDIDAFYQRVLEKNA; translated from the coding sequence TTGCTTAATACTGGAACAATATATGGAATTAACGGCCCTGTCATTTACCTGAAAGGCAACACGGGTTTCCGTATGTCAGAAATGGTATATGTGGGGAAGGAAAAGCTGGTTGGTGAGGTCATTTCCCTGGACAAAGATTTGACTACTATCCAAGTTTATGAAGAAACTACCGGGCTGCGGCCTGGTGAGGAAGTGGTGGCAACTGGGAATGCCGTATCCGTTATTCTCGCGCCGGGTATTCTGAACAATATTTTTGACGGTATTGAACGCCCTCTCGAAAAGATTGCCCAAGCTGGGGGAGCATTTATCACACGAGGTGTCAGCGTAGACTCTCTGGATACTAAAAAGAAATGGCAAACCCACATTACAGTTTCAAAGGGTGATTATCTGCATGGAGGGGATATTATAGCAGAAGTGCCCGAAACACATGCAATCCTCCATAAATGTATGGTGCCGCCTAATCTGGAAGGTACCGTTATAGAGGCTGCCGGGGATGGGGAATATACAATTGAGGAGACAATCGTAACTATTGAATTACAGGATGGTACCCAAAAATCCTTAAGTATGGCACAGCGCTGGCCTATACGTGTGGCCCGCCCTACCCACCACCGTTTCCCGGCATCAACTCCACTGGTCACTGGCCAGCGTATCATAGATACTATGTTTCCCATTGCCAAAGGAGGCACTGCGGCAGTACCGGGAGGGTTCGGGACAGGAAAAACTATGACACAGCATCAGATAGCAAAATGGTCTGATGCAGATATTATTATATATATTGGCTGTGGGGAGCGCGGGAATGAAATGACACAGGTTCTGGAAGAGTTTGGAGAGCTTACAGATCCCAAGACAGGCAATCCCCTGATGGACCGCACTACGCTGATTGCAAATACATCTAACATGCCCGTTGCCGCCCGGGAGGCCAGCATTTATACAGGACTGACCCTGGCTGAATACTACCGGGACATGGGATATGACGTAGCCATTATGGCCGACTCTACATCCCGCTGGGCAGAGGCACTCCGTGAATTGTCCGGACGCCTGGAGGAAATGCCCGCTGAGGAAGGTTTTCCGGCATATCTTGCCTCCCGTCTGTCTGCTTTTTATGAAAGGGCAGGCATGATGCACAACCTAAATGGAAGCGATGGTTCAGTCACAATTATCGGTGCTGTTTCACCCCAGGGCGGTGATTTTTCCGAACCCGTCACCCAGAATACCAAACGGTTTGTGCGCTGTTTCTGGGGACTCGATAAGAGCCTGGCTTATGCAAGGCATTTTCCTGCCATCCACTGGCTCACAAGCTACAGCGAATATTTAGGTGACTTGTCACCCTGGTACCAGGACCATGTATCTCCTAAATTCGTAGATTACCGCAACCGCCTGATGGCTCTTTTAAACCAGGAGAGCAGCCTCCTGGAAATTGTAAAACTTATTGGAAGCGATGTCCTCCCCGATGACCAAAAGCTAGTTCTGGAAATTGCCCGGGTTATCCGTCTTGGTTTCCTGCAGCAAAATGCATTTCACAAGGATGATACCTGTGTATCCATGGAAAAACAATTCCTGATGATGGACACCATTTTGTATCTCTATAAGCAGGCCCGGGCCCTTGTGACAATGGGGCACCCCATGTCTGTCCTAAAGTCGGAAAATATATTTGACAGGGTCATCGCCATTAAATATGATGTTCCAAATGACCGGCCGGAAATGTTCGCACAATACAGACGTGACATAGATGCGTTTTATCAGCGCGTCCTGGAAAAGAATGCATAG
- a CDS encoding V-type ATP synthase subunit E — MTLEEKISHLQALSMEEARAEGNMIIDNYTDALEKVLQDHKEEAIRQSETRIKAETISAKQQLNQVMAKSQIELKRMQGKVQQELKDKVFDEVRILIQDFMKTDAYEDYLVKCIRKAVAFASGDSMTIYINPSDENRIHDLEDASGARLTISAEDFTGGMRAVIRSRNILIDNSFKTALQNEYDNFMFLGGDGIA, encoded by the coding sequence TTGACTCTGGAAGAAAAAATCTCACATTTACAGGCCCTCTCTATGGAAGAGGCCCGGGCCGAGGGAAATATGATCATTGACAATTATACAGACGCACTGGAAAAAGTATTGCAGGATCATAAAGAAGAGGCCATTCGCCAGTCAGAGACCCGTATAAAAGCAGAAACAATCAGCGCAAAACAGCAGTTAAACCAGGTCATGGCTAAATCCCAAATTGAATTAAAGCGGATGCAGGGAAAAGTGCAGCAGGAACTGAAGGATAAAGTTTTTGATGAAGTCCGCATACTTATCCAGGATTTTATGAAGACAGATGCCTATGAGGATTATCTTGTAAAGTGTATTCGCAAAGCGGTTGCTTTTGCCTCAGGGGATTCTATGACTATTTACATCAACCCCTCTGATGAAAACCGCATCCATGATTTAGAAGATGCCTCCGGGGCCAGGCTGACCATAAGTGCGGAAGATTTTACAGGGGGTATGCGTGCAGTTATACGCAGCAGAAATATCCTGATTGATAATTCCTTTAAAACGGCCCTTCAGAATGAATACGACAATTTCATGTTTTTAGGGGGTGACGGCATTGCTTAA